In a single window of the Prevotella melaninogenica genome:
- the tsaB gene encoding tRNA (adenosine(37)-N6)-threonylcarbamoyltransferase complex dimerization subunit type 1 TsaB, with amino-acid sequence MSCILNIDTSTNVCSVAVSQDGACIFDKQDTLDPKHREKLGTFVDEALAFIDDNGLPLDAVAVSGGPGSYTGLRVGVSMAKGICYGRGVKLLAVPTLELLAVPVLLHHEEIEENALLVPMIDARRMEVYSAVYDRALKEVRGIQADVVDENTYKEYLERGPVYFFGNGAEKCMEIIYHPNAHLIKGIDALAKNMFPLAEKRIAQERFEDVAYFVPFYLKDFVAKQAKPLL; translated from the coding sequence ATGTCTTGTATATTAAATATTGATACGAGTACAAATGTGTGCTCTGTTGCAGTAAGTCAGGATGGAGCTTGTATTTTCGATAAGCAAGATACGCTCGATCCTAAGCATAGAGAAAAGTTAGGAACATTTGTAGATGAGGCACTTGCCTTTATAGATGATAATGGCTTGCCACTCGATGCAGTGGCAGTTAGTGGTGGTCCAGGTTCATATACTGGATTGCGTGTTGGTGTGTCTATGGCAAAGGGAATCTGCTATGGACGTGGCGTAAAGCTGTTGGCAGTACCTACGTTAGAGCTGTTGGCAGTGCCAGTATTGCTTCATCATGAGGAGATAGAAGAGAATGCTCTTCTCGTTCCAATGATTGATGCGCGCCGTATGGAGGTTTATTCTGCTGTATATGACCGTGCCTTGAAAGAGGTTCGTGGCATTCAGGCAGATGTAGTAGACGAGAATACCTACAAGGAATACCTTGAGCGTGGTCCTGTTTACTTCTTCGGTAATGGCGCAGAGAAGTGCATGGAGATTATCTATCATCCTAATGCACACCTAATCAAGGGTATTGATGCTTTGGCTAAGAATATGTTCCCATTGGCAGAGAAGCGTATTGCACAAGAGAGGTTTGAGGATGTAGCTTACTTCGTTCCATTCTATCTCAAAGACTTTGTTGCTAAGCAGGCAAAGCCATTGCTGTAG
- a CDS encoding DUF4290 domain-containing protein, with amino-acid sequence MNIEGLDYNTQRERLILPQYGREIQNMVDYAIGLPTKEERQRCAETIISIMDRMNVQNRSNFDHMEKLWDHLALMANFELDIDYPCDVSEALKIATKPEPMSYPMSNIPVRHYGKLLFEAFEELKTMEPGTRRDAFVRSVANQMKRSLMQWGHGTCDDEKIASDLARYTDGKIQLDLDTFKFEKINAREFAQPRNKKKK; translated from the coding sequence ATGAATATAGAAGGATTAGATTATAACACACAGCGAGAGCGACTCATACTGCCACAGTATGGGCGAGAGATACAAAACATGGTAGATTATGCCATTGGCCTCCCTACAAAGGAAGAGCGTCAGCGGTGTGCAGAAACCATCATTTCCATTATGGATAGGATGAATGTCCAGAACCGTAGTAACTTTGATCACATGGAGAAGCTCTGGGATCATTTGGCATTGATGGCTAACTTTGAGTTAGATATTGACTATCCTTGTGATGTGTCAGAGGCTTTGAAGATTGCTACTAAGCCAGAGCCAATGAGTTATCCGATGTCGAATATTCCTGTAAGACACTATGGAAAATTGTTGTTTGAAGCTTTTGAAGAGCTGAAGACAATGGAACCAGGGACTCGTCGGGATGCATTCGTGCGTTCGGTTGCTAATCAGATGAAACGTAGTCTGATGCAGTGGGGACATGGTACTTGTGATGATGAGAAGATAGCTTCAGACCTTGCTCGCTATACAGATGGTAAGATTCAGTTAGATCTTGATACATTCAAGTTTGAGAAAATTAATGCGAGAGAATTTGCTCAGCCTCGTAATAAGAAGAAAAAGTAA
- the murA gene encoding UDP-N-acetylglucosamine 1-carboxyvinyltransferase, whose protein sequence is MESFIIEGGHRLSGTIAPQGAKNEALEVICATLLTTEEVIIRNVPDILDVNNLIKLLQDIGVKVKKLAPNEFSFQADEVNLDYLESSDFVKKCSSLRGSVLMIGPLLGRFGKATIAKPGGDKIGRRRLDTHFLGFKNLGAHFGRVEDRDVYEIQADKLVGTYMLLDEASVTGTANIVMAAVLAEGTTTIYNAACEPYIQQLCKMLNAMGAKISGIASNLITIEGVKELHTAEHRILPDMIEVGSFIGIAAMIGDGVRIKDVSVPNLGLILDTFRRLGIQIIEDGDDLLIPRQDHYVIDSFIDGTIMTISDAPWPGLTPDLISVLLVVATQAQGSVLFHQKMFESRLFFVDKLIDMGAQIILCDPHRAVVVGHDNAKKLRAGRMSSPDIRAGIALLIAALTAQGTSRIDNITQIDRGYENIEGRLNALGAKIHRAEVC, encoded by the coding sequence ATGGAATCCTTTATCATAGAAGGTGGACATCGGCTGAGTGGCACGATTGCTCCACAAGGTGCAAAGAATGAAGCCTTGGAGGTGATTTGCGCAACCCTGTTGACAACAGAAGAAGTTATCATTCGTAACGTTCCAGATATCCTTGATGTAAACAATCTCATCAAGCTTTTACAGGATATCGGTGTGAAGGTTAAGAAGCTCGCTCCTAATGAATTCTCTTTCCAAGCAGACGAAGTAAACCTCGATTATTTGGAGAGTAGTGACTTTGTGAAGAAGTGCTCTTCTCTGCGTGGGAGTGTCTTGATGATAGGTCCATTGTTGGGTCGTTTTGGAAAGGCTACGATAGCTAAGCCGGGTGGTGACAAGATTGGTCGTCGTCGTTTGGACACCCACTTCCTTGGATTCAAGAATCTTGGTGCACACTTTGGGCGTGTTGAAGACCGTGATGTATATGAGATACAAGCTGATAAACTTGTTGGAACCTATATGCTCTTAGACGAAGCATCTGTTACGGGTACTGCCAATATTGTTATGGCAGCAGTGTTAGCAGAAGGAACAACAACAATTTATAACGCTGCTTGTGAGCCTTATATCCAGCAACTCTGTAAGATGCTTAATGCAATGGGCGCAAAGATTAGCGGTATTGCCAGCAACTTGATTACTATTGAGGGTGTGAAGGAATTGCATACTGCTGAACATAGAATCCTGCCTGATATGATTGAGGTAGGCTCTTTCATTGGTATTGCTGCGATGATAGGTGATGGCGTTCGCATAAAAGACGTGTCTGTACCTAATTTGGGATTGATACTTGATACCTTCCGTCGACTCGGTATACAGATAATTGAGGATGGTGATGATCTTCTTATCCCACGTCAGGACCACTATGTGATAGACTCTTTCATTGATGGAACGATTATGACTATCAGTGATGCTCCATGGCCAGGATTGACACCAGACCTTATCTCTGTGTTGCTCGTTGTTGCTACACAGGCACAGGGTAGTGTACTTTTCCACCAGAAGATGTTTGAGAGTCGTCTGTTCTTTGTAGATAAACTTATTGATATGGGTGCGCAGATTATTCTCTGTGATCCCCACCGTGCCGTAGTTGTTGGTCATGATAACGCCAAGAAACTTCGTGCAGGTCGTATGTCAAGCCCTGATATTCGTGCGGGTATAGCATTACTTATTGCTGCATTGACCGCACAAGGGACAAGCCGTATTGATAACATTACACAGATCGACCGTGGATATGAGAACATTGAAGGACGTCTCAATGCTCTTGGTGCAAAGATTCATCGAGCAGAGGTTTGTTAG
- the rimM gene encoding ribosome maturation factor RimM (Essential for efficient processing of 16S rRNA), with protein MIKKEEVYKIGRIGKPHGVHGELQLQFSDDVFDVVDADYLILDIDGILVPFFMEEYRFRSDEIALMKFCDIDSDAQARELTGCIVYFPRKLAEEGTDGMSWAQIVGYSLIDEATNNVIGKIVAVDETTVNTLFEVSTPEGEEILIPATDELIVATDIAAKTITMRIPAGLLDL; from the coding sequence ATGATAAAGAAGGAAGAAGTCTATAAGATTGGGCGCATCGGGAAGCCGCATGGCGTACACGGAGAGTTGCAGTTGCAGTTCTCCGATGACGTTTTTGATGTGGTAGATGCCGATTACCTGATATTGGACATTGACGGAATCCTCGTTCCTTTCTTTATGGAGGAATACCGATTCCGTTCTGATGAGATAGCCCTGATGAAGTTCTGTGACATCGATAGCGATGCGCAAGCACGCGAACTGACGGGATGTATTGTCTATTTCCCACGTAAGTTGGCAGAAGAAGGGACAGATGGTATGTCATGGGCGCAGATTGTCGGTTATTCCTTGATAGATGAAGCAACGAATAATGTGATTGGCAAGATTGTTGCTGTAGATGAAACAACTGTCAATACGCTCTTTGAAGTGAGCACACCTGAAGGCGAGGAAATACTCATTCCTGCTACTGACGAGCTTATTGTTGCGACAGACATAGCGGCAAAGACGATTACGATGCGGATTCCAGCAGGACTACTTGACCTCTGA
- a CDS encoding 1-deoxy-D-xylulose-5-phosphate reductoisomerase — protein sequence MKQQICILGSTGSIGTQALDVISQHPDLYEAYALTANHRWKELAEQARRFNPAAVVIADEAYYDALKQELADMPDIKVYAGSKALEDIVESPSIDMVLTAMVGYSGLAPTIHAIKAKKKICLANKETLVVAGELILQLAQQYHVPILPVDSEHSAIFQSLVGEDENEIEKILLTCSGGPFRTFSHEQLKSVTAADALKHPTWDMGAKITIDSASLMNKGFEVIEAKWLFGVPADKIQVLVHPQSIVHSAVQFCDGGVKAQLGVPDMRLPIQYAFSFPQRLPLGGDRLDLFRQPLEFFEPDVEKFKCLAMAYESIHKGGNMPCIVNAANEIVNEGFRKGACSFLAMGDIIEKAMQTVAFDSNPDYDVYVQTDAEARRVALEIMNNK from the coding sequence ATGAAACAACAAATCTGTATATTAGGCTCAACAGGTAGCATTGGCACGCAAGCCCTTGATGTTATCAGTCAGCATCCTGACCTTTATGAGGCTTATGCGCTTACTGCCAACCATCGTTGGAAGGAACTTGCAGAACAGGCTCGTCGCTTTAATCCTGCTGCGGTTGTCATTGCTGATGAGGCTTACTATGACGCTTTGAAACAAGAATTAGCTGATATGCCTGACATAAAGGTGTATGCAGGTAGTAAAGCTTTGGAGGATATCGTTGAGTCACCATCAATAGATATGGTACTTACAGCGATGGTTGGCTATTCTGGTCTTGCTCCAACAATTCACGCTATCAAAGCAAAGAAGAAGATATGTTTGGCAAACAAGGAGACACTTGTTGTTGCTGGAGAGTTGATTCTTCAGTTGGCTCAGCAGTACCACGTACCTATCCTGCCTGTAGATAGTGAGCATAGTGCTATCTTCCAGAGTTTGGTTGGTGAGGACGAGAATGAGATAGAGAAGATTCTTCTCACTTGTTCAGGTGGTCCTTTCCGTACTTTTAGCCACGAACAGTTGAAGAGTGTTACAGCAGCCGATGCCCTAAAACACCCAACATGGGATATGGGAGCAAAGATTACTATCGACTCTGCATCTTTGATGAACAAGGGTTTCGAAGTGATAGAAGCTAAGTGGCTCTTCGGTGTTCCTGCTGATAAGATACAAGTGTTGGTTCATCCACAGTCTATTGTCCACAGTGCGGTACAGTTTTGTGATGGTGGTGTGAAAGCACAGTTGGGTGTTCCTGATATGCGATTGCCTATTCAGTATGCCTTTTCGTTCCCACAGCGTCTGCCATTAGGGGGCGATAGATTAGACCTTTTCCGTCAGCCGTTAGAGTTCTTTGAACCTGATGTAGAGAAGTTTAAGTGTTTGGCAATGGCATACGAGTCTATCCATAAGGGTGGTAATATGCCTTGTATTGTCAATGCAGCCAATGAGATTGTCAACGAAGGGTTCCGTAAGGGTGCTTGTAGTTTCTTGGCAATGGGCGACATCATTGAGAAGGCAATGCAAACTGTTGCTTTTGATAGCAACCCAGATTATGATGTTTATGTGCAGACGGATGCGGAGGCACGCCGTGTAGCACTTGAGATTATGAATAATAAATAA
- the rseP gene encoding RIP metalloprotease RseP: protein METFLIRLLQFILAISLLVLLHEGGHMFFAKLFGVRVEKFFVFFDVGIGKWKGKLFSWKPKKDDTEYGMGWLPLGGYCKISGMIDESFDTDQMKQEPQPWEFRTKPAWQRLLIMIGGVLVNFVLALFIYSMVMFVWGDSYFKVSDMSMGMRFNAEAKALGFKDHDVMLGTDQGPFREYANVNGDFFRQIAQAKRVDVLRNGKKHSITLPGDMDMLPMIKTRPLFAEPFIPAQVDSVLGDTPAAKAGIKAGDLIKSINGKPVETWTDMNYQTGVLSDVLAVKNTHKDSLAVRSVVLTVQHKGAAKLDTLKLMLTPDLKLGVLQSTLASYYKPVQEEYSFFESFPAGIKHGWNVLRGYVGNFRYLASADGAKSIGGFGAIGSLFPPFWDWYMFWSMTAFLSIMLAFMNILPIPALDGGHVVFLLYEMITRRKPSEKFMVRAEYVGITILILLMIFANLNDILRWLHLM from the coding sequence ATGGAAACATTTCTGATCAGATTGCTTCAGTTTATTCTGGCAATCTCTCTGCTTGTCCTGCTGCATGAAGGCGGACACATGTTCTTTGCGAAGCTTTTCGGTGTTCGCGTTGAAAAGTTCTTCGTATTCTTCGATGTGGGCATCGGTAAGTGGAAAGGTAAACTCTTTAGTTGGAAACCTAAGAAAGACGATACGGAATATGGTATGGGATGGTTGCCACTGGGTGGCTACTGCAAGATTTCTGGAATGATTGATGAAAGCTTCGATACCGACCAGATGAAGCAGGAACCACAACCATGGGAATTCCGTACAAAGCCAGCTTGGCAGCGTCTTTTGATAATGATAGGTGGTGTGTTGGTCAACTTTGTCCTCGCTCTCTTCATTTATTCAATGGTGATGTTTGTATGGGGAGACAGCTATTTCAAGGTGTCTGACATGAGTATGGGTATGCGTTTCAATGCTGAGGCTAAGGCTTTAGGGTTTAAAGACCATGACGTAATGTTGGGAACAGATCAAGGTCCTTTCCGTGAGTATGCGAATGTGAATGGCGATTTCTTCCGTCAGATAGCACAGGCAAAGCGTGTAGACGTATTGCGTAATGGCAAGAAACATAGTATTACTCTGCCTGGCGATATGGATATGCTGCCAATGATTAAGACACGTCCTTTGTTTGCGGAGCCTTTCATTCCTGCACAGGTGGATAGCGTGTTGGGTGATACACCAGCAGCGAAAGCAGGTATTAAGGCAGGCGACCTCATTAAGTCTATTAATGGAAAGCCAGTTGAGACATGGACAGATATGAATTATCAGACAGGTGTCTTGAGTGATGTCTTGGCAGTGAAGAATACGCATAAGGATTCTCTTGCAGTTCGTTCTGTTGTGCTGACGGTTCAGCATAAGGGCGCAGCAAAGCTCGATACATTAAAACTTATGTTGACACCAGACTTGAAGTTGGGTGTTCTGCAGTCAACATTGGCAAGTTATTATAAGCCTGTACAGGAGGAATACTCCTTCTTTGAGAGTTTCCCTGCAGGTATAAAGCATGGTTGGAACGTGCTGCGTGGCTATGTCGGTAACTTCCGTTACCTTGCTTCAGCAGATGGTGCAAAGAGTATAGGTGGCTTCGGAGCTATCGGTAGTCTCTTCCCTCCATTCTGGGACTGGTATATGTTCTGGTCGATGACAGCTTTCTTGAGTATCATGCTTGCCTTCATGAACATTCTTCCTATCCCTGCATTGGATGGTGGTCATGTGGTATTCCTTCTCTATGAGATGATTACTCGTCGTAAACCTTCAGAGAAGTTCATGGTACGTGCAGAGTATGTAGGTATAACCATCCTAATCCTCCTTATGATATTTGCCAACCTTAACGACATTCTTCGTTGGTTGCATCTTATGTAA
- a CDS encoding chromate transporter yields MIYLELFYTFFIIGLFGFGGGYGMLSLIQTETVVNHHWLSSAEFTNIVAVSQMTPGPIGINTATYCGYTAIHNAGFGAGMAVLGSITATVALVLPSVIMMILISKMFLKYMKTPIVQSIFSGLRPVVVGLLAAATLLLCNKENFSAPSINPWQFWISLFLFAATFVGTMWLKINPIRMICYAGIAGIVLLY; encoded by the coding sequence ATGATATACTTAGAACTTTTCTACACATTCTTTATCATCGGGCTCTTTGGATTCGGTGGAGGATATGGAATGTTATCACTGATACAAACAGAAACAGTTGTGAACCATCATTGGCTTAGCTCTGCTGAATTTACAAACATCGTTGCTGTATCACAGATGACGCCTGGCCCTATTGGCATCAACACTGCTACTTATTGCGGTTATACAGCTATACATAATGCAGGATTTGGCGCAGGAATGGCAGTATTAGGTAGTATCACCGCCACTGTAGCCCTTGTACTTCCTTCGGTCATAATGATGATTCTTATCAGTAAGATGTTCCTCAAATATATGAAGACTCCTATCGTGCAGTCAATCTTTTCAGGTCTACGCCCTGTTGTAGTAGGTCTATTAGCAGCTGCTACCTTATTATTATGTAATAAGGAGAATTTCTCTGCACCAAGTATTAACCCTTGGCAGTTTTGGATTAGCTTGTTCCTCTTTGCTGCAACCTTTGTCGGTACGATGTGGTTGAAGATAAACCCTATCCGCATGATATGTTATGCAGGCATTGCAGGAATAGTGTTGCTTTATTAA
- a CDS encoding chromate transporter: MDKDNISSTPNTQHPSPKDFYWEAFKTFFKIGAFTLGGGYAMISIIQNEVVVKKKWIPEDQFVDLIAVAQSCPGVLAANISVFVGYKMRKTPGAICTCLGAILPSFLIILCIALFFHQFMDIPWVAAMFRGIRPAVVALIAVPTFTLAKSAKISLANCWIPIVTAIAIWLLGVNPVYLILTAGLGGFLYGKFIKPTE; this comes from the coding sequence GTGGACAAAGATAACATTTCATCAACACCAAACACCCAACACCCATCACCCAAAGACTTCTACTGGGAAGCCTTCAAAACCTTCTTTAAGATTGGAGCCTTCACACTTGGCGGTGGTTATGCTATGATTTCGATTATTCAAAACGAGGTTGTAGTAAAGAAAAAGTGGATTCCCGAAGACCAGTTTGTTGACCTGATAGCTGTTGCACAAAGCTGTCCAGGTGTCCTTGCTGCAAACATCAGTGTGTTTGTAGGATATAAGATGCGGAAGACCCCAGGAGCCATTTGCACCTGCTTAGGCGCAATTCTCCCCTCTTTCCTTATCATTCTCTGCATCGCACTCTTCTTCCATCAGTTTATGGACATCCCATGGGTGGCAGCAATGTTCCGTGGAATACGCCCTGCAGTAGTTGCCTTGATAGCTGTACCAACCTTCACATTGGCTAAGAGTGCCAAAATATCGTTGGCAAATTGTTGGATTCCTATTGTTACCGCCATAGCCATTTGGCTGTTAGGCGTTAATCCCGTTTACCTCATTCTTACTGCTGGTTTGGGTGGATTCCTTTATGGGAAGTTTATTAAACCAACGGAGTAA
- the purL gene encoding phosphoribosylformylglycinamidine synthase gives MILFFRTQSKSVIATEVNHALSDAEINELCWLYGDATYLQNEETLQGYYVGPRREMITPWSTNAVEITQNMSLDGILRIEEYFPVSSKDADYDPMLQRMYEGLDQTIFTVNHEPEPIKRVEDLEKFNEEEGLALSPEEMEYLHKIEKQNGRPLTDSEIFGFAQINSEHCRHKIFGGEFVIDGKVMESSLFSLIKKTTKENPGKILSAYKDNVAFAQGPEIEQFAPANQSTSDFFRVKPIESVISLKAETHNFPTTVEPFNGAATGTGGEIRDRMGGGVGSWPIAGTAVYMTAYPRLTEDDGTTPALRDWEDILPIRQWLYQTPEQILIKASNGASDFGNKFGQPLITGSLLTFEHQENGEKYAYDKVIMLAGGVGYGTKRDCLKGEPQAGNKVVVVGGDNYRIGLGGGSVSSVDTGRYSNGIELNAIQRANPEMQKRAYNLVRALVEEDNNPVVSIHDHGSAGHLNCLSELVEECGGKIDMTQLPIGDKTLSAKEIIANESQERMGLLIDEKHLDHVKKIAERERAPMYVVGETTGDAHFSFVQGDGVKPFDLDVAQMFGHSPKTIMKDETVERKYENVSYSIDKVEEYLQRVLQLEAVACKDWLTNKVDRSVTGKVARQQCQGEIQLPLSDCGVVALDYRGHKGIATALGHAPQAGLASPEAGSVLSVAESLTNIVWAPLADGMDSLSLSANWMWPCRSQKGEDARLYSAVKALSDFCCAIGVNVPTGKDSLSLTQQYPNGDKIISPGTVIVTSGGEVSDVRQVVSPVLVNDKNTRLYHIDFSFDEQRLGGSAFAQSLGKIGSDVPTVKEPQYFCDCFDAVQEMIRRGWILAGHDISAGGLITTLLEMTFANAKGGLNINLHDIKGDDTIKKLFAENPGVVIQVADEHKEEVKEFLTENCIGFARIGTPSPDKRTLSIADGDWKVAFDIDAMRETWYKTSYLLDRKQSMNGMAKKRAQNYKKQPIEMKFNADFTGTLQQYGLDADRWKTATPNTHHPTPKAAIIREKGTNGEREMAYALYLAGFEVKDVMMTDLITGRETLEEVNMIVFCGGFSNSDVLGSAKGWAGAFLYNPKAKQALDRFYAREDTLSLGICNGCQLMVELNLINPEHKHRAHLCHNTSKKFESSFLNLTIPQNDSVMFGSLSGNKLGIWVAHGEGRFYLPEAEDKYNIIAKYNYAEYPGNPNGSDYNVAGICSADGRHLAMMPHLERAIFPWQQAYYPRERRQEEVTPWIEAFVNARKWVESKL, from the coding sequence ATGATTCTTTTCTTCAGAACTCAGTCCAAAAGCGTGATTGCCACAGAAGTCAATCATGCATTATCCGACGCGGAAATCAACGAACTTTGTTGGCTCTATGGCGATGCCACCTACTTGCAGAACGAAGAGACACTGCAGGGTTACTATGTGGGACCACGCCGTGAGATGATTACTCCTTGGAGTACGAATGCCGTCGAGATTACTCAAAACATGAGTCTTGACGGCATTTTGCGTATAGAGGAGTACTTCCCTGTAAGCAGCAAAGATGCTGATTACGACCCAATGTTGCAACGCATGTATGAGGGTCTGGACCAGACAATCTTCACTGTCAACCACGAGCCAGAGCCTATCAAGCGTGTGGAGGACTTAGAGAAGTTCAACGAAGAGGAAGGCTTAGCACTCTCACCTGAGGAGATGGAATATCTCCATAAGATTGAGAAGCAGAATGGCCGACCACTCACCGACTCTGAAATCTTCGGTTTCGCACAGATTAACTCTGAGCATTGCCGCCATAAGATTTTCGGTGGAGAGTTCGTCATTGATGGTAAGGTGATGGAGAGCAGTCTCTTCAGCCTCATCAAGAAGACTACAAAAGAGAACCCCGGTAAGATTCTTTCAGCTTATAAAGATAACGTAGCTTTCGCACAAGGTCCAGAGATAGAACAGTTTGCGCCAGCAAACCAGAGCACATCTGACTTTTTCCGAGTAAAGCCTATTGAGAGTGTTATCTCTCTGAAAGCCGAGACCCACAACTTCCCAACTACCGTTGAGCCATTCAATGGAGCAGCAACAGGTACGGGTGGTGAGATTCGCGACCGTATGGGTGGTGGCGTTGGTTCATGGCCAATTGCAGGAACAGCAGTATATATGACCGCTTACCCTCGTCTGACAGAAGATGACGGTACAACTCCAGCCCTACGTGATTGGGAAGACATCCTTCCTATTCGTCAGTGGCTCTACCAGACTCCAGAGCAGATTCTTATCAAGGCATCTAATGGTGCGAGCGACTTCGGTAATAAGTTCGGTCAGCCTTTAATTACTGGTTCACTACTCACTTTTGAACATCAAGAGAATGGTGAGAAGTATGCTTACGACAAGGTGATTATGCTTGCTGGTGGCGTTGGTTATGGTACCAAGCGTGACTGTCTGAAGGGCGAGCCACAGGCTGGTAACAAGGTTGTTGTTGTTGGTGGCGATAACTATCGTATCGGACTTGGTGGTGGTTCTGTATCATCGGTTGATACGGGTCGTTATTCAAATGGTATTGAGTTGAATGCCATACAGCGTGCTAACCCAGAGATGCAGAAACGTGCCTATAACCTTGTACGTGCATTGGTAGAAGAGGACAACAACCCCGTTGTTTCTATTCACGACCATGGTTCTGCAGGACACTTGAATTGTCTTAGCGAGTTAGTTGAAGAGTGTGGTGGTAAGATTGACATGACACAATTACCAATCGGTGATAAGACATTGAGTGCCAAGGAAATCATTGCCAATGAGTCACAAGAGCGCATGGGCTTGCTCATTGACGAGAAGCACCTCGACCACGTGAAGAAGATTGCTGAGCGTGAGCGTGCACCAATGTATGTTGTTGGTGAGACAACAGGTGACGCCCACTTCTCATTCGTACAAGGCGATGGTGTAAAGCCATTCGACTTAGACGTAGCTCAGATGTTCGGTCATTCTCCAAAAACAATCATGAAAGATGAGACCGTTGAGCGCAAATATGAGAATGTATCTTATAGTATAGATAAGGTGGAGGAATACCTCCAGCGTGTGCTTCAGTTAGAAGCTGTGGCATGTAAAGACTGGCTGACGAATAAGGTTGACCGCTCCGTTACGGGTAAGGTTGCTCGTCAGCAGTGTCAGGGTGAGATTCAGTTGCCACTCTCAGACTGTGGTGTTGTAGCTTTAGACTACCGTGGTCATAAGGGTATCGCAACCGCACTCGGTCACGCTCCACAAGCAGGACTCGCTTCACCAGAGGCAGGCTCTGTTCTTTCCGTAGCCGAGTCATTGACCAACATCGTGTGGGCACCATTGGCAGACGGCATGGATAGCCTGAGCCTTTCAGCCAACTGGATGTGGCCTTGCCGCTCACAGAAGGGTGAAGACGCACGTCTTTACAGTGCTGTTAAGGCACTATCAGACTTCTGCTGCGCTATCGGTGTGAACGTTCCAACGGGTAAGGATTCACTTTCTCTGACCCAGCAATATCCTAATGGAGATAAGATTATCTCTCCGGGAACCGTTATTGTAACCAGTGGTGGTGAAGTGAGCGACGTTCGTCAGGTCGTTTCTCCTGTACTTGTTAACGACAAGAACACACGCCTCTATCATATCGACTTCAGTTTTGACGAGCAGCGTCTTGGTGGTTCTGCCTTTGCACAGAGCCTTGGCAAGATTGGCAGTGACGTTCCAACAGTAAAAGAACCACAGTACTTCTGCGACTGCTTCGATGCCGTACAAGAGATGATTCGCCGTGGATGGATACTCGCTGGACACGACATTTCAGCAGGTGGTTTGATCACAACATTGCTTGAGATGACCTTTGCCAACGCTAAAGGTGGTCTTAACATCAACCTCCACGACATCAAGGGCGACGACACCATCAAGAAGCTCTTTGCTGAGAATCCGGGTGTAGTTATTCAGGTTGCTGATGAACATAAGGAAGAAGTTAAAGAGTTCTTGACGGAGAACTGCATCGGCTTTGCTCGTATCGGTACACCAAGTCCAGATAAACGCACGCTCAGTATTGCTGATGGTGACTGGAAGGTAGCGTTCGATATTGATGCAATGCGTGAGACATGGTATAAGACATCTTACCTTCTCGACCGCAAGCAGAGTATGAACGGCATGGCAAAGAAGCGTGCTCAGAACTATAAGAAGCAGCCTATTGAGATGAAGTTCAATGCTGACTTCACTGGTACTCTCCAGCAGTATGGACTCGATGCAGACCGTTGGAAGACTGCAACACCTAACACCCATCACCCAACACCAAAGGCAGCTATCATCCGTGAGAAGGGTACTAATGGTGAGCGTGAGATGGCTTACGCACTCTATTTGGCTGGCTTCGAGGTGAAGGACGTTATGATGACCGACCTCATCACTGGCCGTGAGACCTTGGAAGAGGTAAACATGATTGTCTTCTGTGGCGGTTTCTCTAACTCAGACGTACTCGGTTCAGCAAAGGGATGGGCTGGTGCTTTCCTCTATAATCCAAAGGCTAAGCAGGCACTCGACCGCTTCTATGCACGTGAAGATACACTCTCATTGGGTATCTGTAACGGTTGTCAGTTGATGGTTGAGTTAAACCTCATCAACCCAGAACACAAGCATCGTGCTCACCTCTGCCACAATACCAGCAAGAAGTTTGAGAGTTCATTCTTGAACTTGACCATTCCACAGAACGATAGTGTAATGTTCGGTTCGTTGAGTGGCAACAAACTTGGTATCTGGGTAGCACACGGCGAAGGTCGTTTCTATCTACCAGAGGCTGAAGATAAGTATAATATCATCGCTAAATACAACTACGCTGAATATCCAGGTAACCCTAATGGTTCAGACTATAACGTGGCAGGTATCTGCTCAGCTGACGGTCGTCACCTTGCAATGATGCCACACTTGGAGCGTGCTATCTTCCCTTGGCAGCAGGCTTACTATCCACGTGAGCGTCGTCAGGAAGAGGTTACACCATGGATTGAAGCATTTGTAAATGCACGCAAGTGGGTTGAAAGCAAATTGTAA